A genomic stretch from Mycobacterium paraterrae includes:
- a CDS encoding ATP-binding protein, translating to MTNVVADDDRPSAPLVIFIVGPSGIGKSAVLHKFMENADARFKPISLDDIAAEEGRASGLIEDMDAFALMMKVKTDGLFMIGITSLFRRLGAASDGEIYLVDVGAAFQNRIMLASLSFLYPVIGIVASEEVAFERFCKYRPSDELGVLQGATMSLERHKTIEYSEVRRKVYASATHTIDTTHLSLDETVTSFETIVRGIING from the coding sequence ATGACGAACGTTGTAGCCGACGATGATCGGCCGTCTGCGCCCTTGGTGATCTTTATCGTTGGTCCGTCCGGTATCGGTAAATCTGCTGTGTTGCACAAATTCATGGAGAACGCCGATGCCCGTTTTAAGCCCATCTCGCTGGACGACATCGCTGCAGAAGAGGGGCGAGCGAGTGGCCTCATAGAGGATATGGATGCGTTCGCTCTGATGATGAAGGTTAAAACCGACGGTCTGTTCATGATCGGGATTACCAGCTTGTTTCGGCGTCTTGGTGCTGCATCGGATGGCGAGATCTATTTGGTGGACGTTGGCGCGGCGTTCCAAAATCGCATCATGTTGGCCAGCTTGTCGTTTTTATATCCTGTGATTGGGATTGTCGCGTCGGAGGAAGTTGCGTTTGAGCGTTTCTGTAAGTACCGACCGTCCGATGAACTTGGGGTGCTGCAGGGCGCCACGATGAGCCTTGAGAGGCATAAGACCATCGAATACTCGGAGGTCAGGCGGAAGGTCTACGCATCGGCGACCCACACCATCGACACGACGCATTTGTCTCTCGACGAAACCGTTACCAGCTTCGAGACCATTGTGCGGGGAATTATAAATGGATAA